TCCCTCTTGTTTAGGATCAAGAGCCCCTATCGTAACAAAAGGAATGTTTTTCTCAGAGATAGCTTTAGCTAACTCTATAGCTTCTTGATCATGAGCATATCGACTGCAAACTAAAACTCGGTCAACGCTTGTTATATTTTCAAGGTTTTCGTTAGAAAGAAGCAGTTCAGCATTTAAAGCATCTGCTCCTTTTGTTGCTTCAATAGCAAGAGCCTCCATCTCTTGAAAACCATGTACGAAAAGTTTACCATCGCCTATGAGTCCTTGAGCAAGTATGCGTGCTCCATCTTCTATATTTAGCTCTTCTTTCTCACTTATTCGATTGAAGTATCCGTTCAATTGGGTTGTAAAAATCTTCATCATATTATTATTCACCTCTGCTAGCTATTATAGCTTACAACACCAAGGATTTAAAAAGCTGAACTATAAAAAATAAGTATTTTATTCTGTGAAATGTTATTTTTGATTATAATTAAGAAGTTCGAGCGCTTTCTCCGCTAAGAATGTACAAAAAGTTATTTTTTGTGAAAGAAGGGATTTCTTTTTCTAAGTAGAATAGAGTAAAGTAGTCCTCGGTACGAAAATTTATTTTAAGGTGGGATAGAAGTGGAAGAACGAATTTTAATTGTAGATGATCAGTACGGGAT
The sequence above is drawn from the Priestia filamentosa genome and encodes:
- a CDS encoding DUF2529 family protein codes for the protein MMKIFTTQLNGYFNRISEKEELNIEDGARILAQGLIGDGKLFVHGFQEMEALAIEATKGADALNAELLLSNENLENITSVDRVLVCSRYAHDQEAIELAKAISEKNIPFVTIGALDPKQEGETAANYSDVHIDTKLLKPLIPGEDGERFGFPSTMVGLYAYYAVLFTIKEMMEEYE